In uncultured Cohaesibacter sp., a genomic segment contains:
- the queA gene encoding tRNA preQ1(34) S-adenosylmethionine ribosyltransferase-isomerase QueA produces MRVDSFDFDLPQDCIALRPHNPRDEAKLLLVPPSGAFENHRVLNLPDFLEPGDALVFNDTRVIPAELTGDRVRGDIRANIHFNLHKREDLATWRAFARPAKKLQLGDRIVFSEGFSAEISEKGDAGEVCLVFNCSGPELDQAIASVGHIPLPPYIASKRAEDEKDKTDYQTIYADRDGAVAAPTAGLHFTDRLFDMLDAKGIERHFVTLHVGAGTFLPVKAEDTDDHKMHAEWGEITPELAARLNAVHARGNRIIAVGTTSLRLLESAADANHMIQPFCGDTSIFITPGYTFRAIDGLMTNFHLPKSTLFMLVSAIMGRERMQAAYAHAIANGYRFYSYGDSSLLLPEKTS; encoded by the coding sequence ATGCGCGTTGACTCTTTCGACTTTGATCTCCCGCAAGACTGTATCGCCCTGCGTCCTCACAATCCACGCGATGAAGCAAAGCTTCTGCTTGTGCCCCCATCCGGTGCCTTTGAAAACCATCGTGTGTTGAACCTTCCCGACTTTCTGGAGCCGGGCGACGCTCTGGTCTTCAACGACACAAGGGTCATTCCTGCCGAGTTGACCGGCGACCGCGTCCGGGGAGACATCCGCGCCAACATCCATTTCAATCTGCACAAGCGGGAAGATCTGGCCACCTGGCGCGCCTTTGCCCGACCGGCCAAGAAACTGCAACTGGGAGACCGCATCGTGTTTTCCGAGGGCTTCAGCGCTGAAATTTCCGAGAAGGGCGATGCTGGCGAGGTTTGTCTCGTATTCAATTGCAGCGGCCCGGAACTGGATCAGGCCATCGCGTCGGTCGGCCACATTCCTTTGCCGCCCTATATCGCTTCCAAGCGAGCAGAAGACGAAAAAGACAAGACCGACTACCAGACCATCTATGCCGACCGCGATGGCGCAGTCGCAGCTCCAACGGCCGGGTTGCATTTCACTGACAGGCTATTCGACATGCTCGACGCCAAGGGCATTGAGCGGCATTTTGTAACCCTGCATGTCGGGGCCGGGACCTTTCTGCCGGTCAAGGCCGAAGACACTGACGATCACAAGATGCACGCCGAATGGGGCGAAATCACCCCGGAGCTGGCGGCAAGGCTCAACGCCGTGCATGCGCGGGGCAACCGCATCATTGCTGTCGGCACGACATCTCTGAGGCTGCTGGAAAGCGCCGCCGACGCAAATCATATGATCCAGCCCTTCTGCGGCGATACGAGCATTTTCATTACCCCCGGCTACACATTCCGCGCCATTGATGGCCTGATGACCAACTTCCATCTGCCGAAATCGACCCTGTTCATGCTCGTCTCCGCCATCATGGGGCGTGAGCGCATGCAGGCGGCCTATGCCCACGCCATCGCCAATGGCTACCGCTTTTATTCCTACGGAGATTCGTCACTGCTGCTGCCTGAAAAGACCAGCTGA
- a CDS encoding MarC family protein, with protein MLPLDVMLNAFVTLFVTIDPIGLAPIFLAITSGASKQARLKIGTRAVLVAAGILLVFALIGHVILQVLGISLPAFRIAGGLLLFAIAFEMVFEKREKRKSQSAEQALSDDEMHDIAVFPLAIPLIAGPGAISAVLLLSSQSSDWISRGSIFVIVILVLLLVLVTFFIAGWVEKMLGDSGRNILTRLLGVLLAALSVQFIADGIKAIIAAG; from the coding sequence ATGCTGCCGCTGGACGTCATGCTCAATGCCTTTGTGACCCTTTTCGTTACCATTGATCCGATTGGTCTGGCACCAATCTTCCTGGCGATAACCAGCGGTGCGTCCAAGCAGGCCCGCCTCAAGATCGGTACGCGCGCCGTTTTGGTGGCGGCTGGCATTCTGCTCGTTTTCGCGTTGATTGGGCATGTCATCCTGCAGGTGCTCGGCATATCTCTGCCGGCTTTCCGAATCGCTGGTGGCCTGTTGCTGTTTGCCATTGCCTTCGAAATGGTTTTCGAGAAACGGGAGAAGCGCAAATCCCAGTCGGCGGAGCAAGCCCTGTCGGACGACGAGATGCATGATATCGCCGTCTTTCCTCTCGCTATTCCGCTGATCGCCGGACCGGGGGCCATTTCAGCCGTGCTGCTGTTGTCGTCGCAATCGTCCGACTGGATCAGCCGCGGTTCGATCTTCGTGATCGTCATTCTGGTGCTGCTATTGGTGCTGGTGACCTTCTTCATTGCCGGTTGGGTCGAGAAGATGCTGGGAGACAGCGGCCGCAACATTCTGACACGCCTGCTCGGCGTCCTCCTCGCGGCGCTTTCCGTGCAATTCATAGCCGACGGCATCAAGGCCATCATCGCTGCTGGTTAG
- the gyrA gene encoding DNA gyrase subunit A has product MKRSYLDYAMSVIVSRALPDVRDGLKPVHRRILYSMHENGYDHSKAYRKSARVVGDVMGKYHPHGDSAIYDALVRMTQDFSLRVPLIEGQGNFGSVDGDSAAAMRYTECRLEKVASTLLDDLDKDTVDFVDNYDASEREPAVLPAKFPDLLVNGAGGIAVGMATNIPPHNLGEVIDASVALIDNPSLSPEELMEIIPGPDFPTGGIILGRAGIRSAYATGRGSVMMRSKVDVEEIRKDRMALIVTEIPYQVNKATMIEKIAEAVRDKRIEGISDIRDESDRQGMRVVIELKRDAVADVVLNQLYRFSQLQTSFGCNMVALNGGKPELMNLRDILVAFNAFREEVISRRTKFLLNKARDRAHVLVGLAIAVANIDEVIRTIRQAPDPATARMQLMERRWPAEDVASLITLIDDPRHTIHEDGTYNLSEEQARAILDLRLQRLTALGRDEVGDELNSLGEKISDYLDILRSRERIFTMVKDEMIALKNEFATPRKTEIIEGGADFDDEDLIQREDMVVTFSHSGYIKRVPLSTYRAQRRGGKGRSGMATKDEDFVTRLFVGNTHTPVLFFSSRGIAYKMKVWRLPLSAPQGKGKALINLLPLQQGEIITSILPLPEDEESWDTLDLMFATVSGSVRRNKLSDFKLVNRNGKIAMKFEDGVEDGIVGVETCNATDDVLLTTADGQCIRFPVEDVRIFQSRGSTGVRGIRLEENDKVISMSILRHFDATPDERTEYLRQANAARRALNGENGDDGMETPTDVPATALPIERYAEMGAAEQFVLTISENGYGKRTSSYEYRTSGRGGKGIVAMAVNERNGRLIASFPAEESDQIMLVTDGGQLIRCPIDGIRIAGRSTQGVTVFKTREDERVVSVERIPEDENEDTDGTEEESAESNGAGDQTSEDGPQDE; this is encoded by the coding sequence ATGAAGCGCAGTTATCTCGATTATGCCATGAGCGTGATCGTGAGCCGCGCATTGCCAGACGTTCGGGACGGCCTCAAGCCGGTGCATCGCCGCATCCTCTATTCGATGCATGAAAACGGCTACGACCACAGCAAGGCCTATCGCAAGTCCGCTCGCGTCGTCGGTGACGTCATGGGTAAATATCACCCGCACGGTGACAGCGCCATTTATGACGCCCTTGTTCGCATGACGCAGGATTTCTCCCTGCGCGTTCCGTTGATCGAAGGCCAGGGTAACTTCGGCTCGGTCGACGGCGACAGCGCGGCTGCCATGCGTTACACGGAATGTCGTCTTGAAAAGGTCGCGTCCACGCTGCTGGACGATCTGGACAAGGACACCGTTGACTTCGTTGACAACTATGATGCATCCGAACGTGAACCGGCTGTTCTGCCTGCCAAGTTCCCCGACCTGCTGGTCAACGGGGCAGGGGGTATCGCCGTCGGCATGGCCACCAACATCCCGCCGCACAATCTGGGTGAGGTCATCGACGCATCGGTTGCCCTCATTGACAATCCGTCTCTCAGCCCGGAAGAGCTGATGGAAATCATACCCGGACCAGACTTCCCCACCGGAGGTATCATTCTGGGCCGCGCAGGGATTCGCAGTGCCTATGCCACCGGTCGTGGTTCGGTCATGATGCGCAGCAAGGTCGATGTGGAAGAAATCCGCAAGGACCGCATGGCGCTCATCGTTACCGAAATTCCCTATCAGGTGAACAAGGCCACGATGATCGAGAAGATCGCCGAAGCCGTGCGGGACAAACGCATCGAAGGCATCTCCGATATTCGCGACGAGTCCGACCGTCAGGGCATGCGCGTTGTTATCGAGTTGAAACGCGACGCCGTCGCCGATGTGGTGCTCAACCAGCTTTACCGCTTTAGCCAGCTGCAGACCTCTTTCGGCTGCAACATGGTGGCGCTGAACGGCGGCAAGCCGGAGCTGATGAACCTGCGTGACATTCTGGTCGCCTTCAACGCCTTCCGCGAAGAAGTCATTAGCCGCCGCACCAAGTTCCTGCTCAACAAGGCACGCGATCGCGCCCATGTGTTGGTCGGCTTGGCGATTGCGGTTGCCAATATTGACGAGGTCATCCGGACCATTCGGCAGGCTCCAGACCCGGCAACGGCCCGCATGCAGTTGATGGAACGCCGCTGGCCGGCTGAAGATGTGGCGTCCCTGATCACGTTGATTGATGACCCGCGTCACACCATTCACGAAGATGGCACCTACAATCTGTCTGAAGAGCAAGCCCGCGCCATTCTGGATCTGCGTCTGCAGCGCCTTACGGCTCTGGGTCGAGATGAGGTTGGCGACGAGCTGAATTCCCTGGGCGAAAAGATCTCCGACTATCTGGACATCCTGCGCTCTCGCGAGCGAATCTTCACCATGGTGAAGGACGAGATGATCGCCCTCAAGAACGAGTTCGCAACCCCTCGCAAGACCGAGATTATCGAGGGTGGAGCAGACTTTGACGATGAGGATCTCATCCAGCGCGAAGACATGGTTGTCACCTTCTCGCATTCTGGTTACATCAAGCGTGTGCCACTTTCCACCTATCGTGCCCAGCGCCGTGGTGGCAAGGGGCGCTCTGGCATGGCCACCAAGGACGAGGATTTCGTCACGCGGCTGTTCGTGGGCAACACCCACACGCCGGTGCTGTTCTTCTCCTCGCGCGGCATTGCCTACAAGATGAAGGTCTGGCGCCTGCCACTGTCTGCACCGCAAGGCAAGGGCAAGGCTCTGATCAACCTCCTGCCATTGCAGCAGGGCGAAATCATCACCTCCATTCTGCCTTTGCCGGAAGACGAGGAGAGCTGGGATACGCTCGATCTGATGTTCGCCACAGTGTCCGGCTCGGTCCGTCGCAACAAGTTGTCGGACTTCAAGCTGGTCAACCGCAACGGCAAGATCGCCATGAAGTTCGAGGATGGCGTGGAAGACGGCATTGTTGGCGTTGAAACCTGCAACGCAACCGATGACGTTCTGTTGACCACCGCCGATGGCCAGTGCATTCGCTTCCCGGTCGAAGATGTCCGCATCTTCCAGTCCCGCGGCTCCACCGGCGTTCGTGGCATTCGTCTGGAAGAAAACGACAAGGTCATTTCCATGTCGATCCTGCGCCACTTCGACGCTACACCGGACGAACGCACCGAATATCTGCGTCAGGCCAATGCGGCGCGTCGTGCTCTCAATGGTGAAAATGGCGATGACGGCATGGAGACACCGACAGATGTTCCGGCAACCGCTCTGCCGATCGAACGCTATGCCGAAATGGGGGCCGCCGAACAGTTTGTCCTGACCATTTCCGAAAATGGCTACGGCAAACGCACCTCGTCCTACGAGTATCGGACCTCCGGTCGCGGCGGCAAGGGCATCGTTGCCATGGCTGTCAACGAGCGCAATGGTCGATTGATCGCGAGCTTCCCGGCCGAGGAAAGCGACCAGATCATGCTCGTGACCGATGGCGGTCAGCTGATCCGCTGCCCGATTGACGGCATCCGTATCGCCGGCCGCTCGACGCAGGGCGTTACCGTCTTCAAGACCCGTGAAGACGAGCGCGTTGTTTCCGTCGAGCGCATTCCGGAAGACGAGAATGAGGACACGGATGGCACCGAAGAGGAATCTGCCGAAAGCAATGGCGCTGGCGATCAGACTTCCGAAGACGGGCCTCAGGACGAATAG
- a CDS encoding retron Ec67 family RNA-directed DNA polymerase/endonuclease encodes MKYKKYSFGLKDLNACADLGDLARLLNVQPKFLSKQIYHTPDVQKYTTFEMPKKNGSVRIINAPNRELKFLQSRLSRLLYQCYFDIHGVPKFPGRALSHGFQKGRDLSIFTNAKRHTGRRYVFNTDLENFFPSFNFGRVRGYFMKNQHFQLEQTVATVIAQTACFQNALPQGAPCSPIISEFISQTLDYRLQALAHKYRCSYSRYADDITFSTNLKQFPSAIAFCPLGEVNWREGPSLKKIVQSSGLKLNSSKSRMQQSYQRQATTGLTVNDKVNVGTYYYKGVRFCAHAMMTKGKAIANSKLSVAPNGELSKHELWGMLCHINDIKGRELPHNAIRAFKPSAVPSYLKLMKDFYHYYRIHTAEKPLIICEGKTDYIYLKEAIRWNIADNRVKKHLINGPANINLASNKGDHWAVDFVNHSNMAGNLLDLAGGGGDLPKFATYHIERVKRLYSEKPPMPVIIIVDNDSQSQGMWSTIKSLTGSLKPIDGSKPYYHVGENLYVAPIPSGGKKDFYIEKLIPPKWLQFELNGKTLKLNQKKDEKLKPTEYGKTDFANKVIKANRGKVDLASFLPLLHTICDIIELP; translated from the coding sequence ATGAAATATAAAAAATATTCTTTTGGTCTGAAAGACTTAAACGCATGCGCAGACTTGGGCGATTTGGCTCGTCTTTTGAATGTTCAACCGAAATTCTTATCGAAACAGATTTATCATACGCCGGACGTTCAAAAGTACACAACTTTTGAAATGCCGAAGAAAAACGGTTCTGTGCGTATTATTAATGCGCCGAACAGGGAATTGAAGTTTCTTCAATCTCGGCTTAGTCGTTTACTATATCAGTGTTATTTTGATATTCACGGTGTACCGAAGTTTCCTGGGAGAGCCTTGTCGCACGGCTTTCAGAAAGGACGTGATTTATCGATTTTTACTAATGCCAAAAGACACACTGGCCGACGCTACGTTTTCAATACAGACTTAGAAAACTTCTTTCCGTCGTTCAATTTTGGACGGGTGAGAGGTTATTTTATGAAAAATCAACACTTCCAGTTGGAACAGACAGTAGCGACTGTGATTGCGCAGACGGCTTGCTTTCAGAATGCGTTGCCGCAAGGCGCTCCTTGTTCTCCTATAATTTCCGAATTCATTAGCCAAACGCTCGATTACAGACTTCAGGCATTAGCTCACAAATACAGATGCTCTTATTCCCGTTACGCAGATGACATCACATTTTCGACAAATCTGAAACAGTTTCCATCTGCCATCGCATTCTGCCCTCTTGGTGAAGTCAATTGGCGCGAGGGACCGAGCCTTAAGAAAATTGTTCAGTCTTCAGGTTTGAAGCTGAATTCAAGTAAATCACGAATGCAGCAATCATATCAGCGGCAGGCAACAACCGGTCTAACTGTCAATGATAAAGTCAACGTCGGCACCTACTACTACAAGGGCGTACGCTTTTGCGCGCATGCTATGATGACTAAAGGGAAAGCCATCGCAAACAGTAAGCTTTCCGTTGCTCCTAACGGAGAGCTATCAAAACATGAACTTTGGGGCATGTTATGTCATATAAACGACATTAAAGGACGCGAGCTCCCCCATAATGCAATCCGCGCATTCAAGCCTTCAGCGGTCCCAAGCTATTTAAAGCTTATGAAGGATTTTTATCACTATTATCGGATTCACACGGCTGAAAAACCACTGATAATTTGTGAAGGGAAAACAGACTACATCTATCTAAAAGAAGCCATCCGTTGGAATATTGCGGATAATAGGGTCAAAAAACACCTTATTAATGGACCTGCGAATATTAATCTTGCAAGTAACAAAGGCGATCATTGGGCAGTCGATTTTGTCAATCACTCCAACATGGCGGGAAATCTTCTCGACCTTGCAGGAGGCGGTGGTGATCTCCCGAAATTTGCAACCTACCATATTGAGCGGGTTAAAAGACTTTACTCGGAAAAGCCGCCAATGCCTGTTATTATTATCGTAGATAACGACAGCCAAAGTCAAGGCATGTGGTCTACAATCAAATCACTGACTGGCTCTTTAAAACCGATCGATGGATCGAAGCCGTATTATCACGTTGGAGAGAATCTCTACGTGGCTCCCATACCAAGTGGCGGTAAAAAAGACTTCTATATCGAAAAACTCATTCCCCCTAAGTGGCTACAATTCGAACTCAACGGGAAAACACTTAAGCTAAATCAGAAGAAAGATGAAAAGCTCAAGCCAACCGAGTATGGAAAAACGGATTTTGCCAATAAGGTGATCAAAGCTAATCGTGGCAAAGTGGACTTGGCCTCTTTTCTGCCCCTTCTCCACACGATCTGCGATATAATAGAGCTTCCCTAA
- a CDS encoding peptidylprolyl isomerase, with protein MAEIKDPENTLVMETTKGTVVIALRSDLAPAHCERLKELAREGFYDGIVFHRVIDGFMAQVGCPYGTGTGGSDKPNLKAEFSTTKHVRGSCSMARAMDPNSANSQFFICFDTAPWLDNQYTYWGDVIEGMENIDKIKRGEPVQNPDSIVSMKVAADL; from the coding sequence TTGGCAGAGATCAAAGATCCCGAAAACACACTCGTCATGGAAACAACCAAGGGCACGGTTGTTATCGCCCTGCGCTCGGACCTTGCTCCGGCACATTGTGAGCGCCTCAAGGAACTGGCTCGTGAAGGCTTTTATGACGGCATCGTCTTTCACCGCGTCATCGACGGCTTCATGGCTCAGGTTGGCTGCCCTTACGGCACCGGCACCGGCGGCTCCGACAAGCCGAACCTGAAGGCAGAATTCTCCACCACGAAGCATGTCCGTGGATCCTGCTCCATGGCCCGCGCCATGGATCCGAACTCCGCCAACAGCCAGTTCTTCATCTGCTTTGATACCGCTCCTTGGCTCGACAACCAGTACACCTACTGGGGCGACGTCATCGAAGGCATGGAAAATATCGACAAGATCAAACGCGGCGAACCGGTACAGAACCCGGACAGCATCGTTTCCATGAAAGTTGCAGCCGACCTCTAG
- a CDS encoding peptidylprolyl isomerase, translating into MAFFHRTLASLACALLLALAAPITAQAQDKENTLYLDTQYGRVVIELLPDLAPKHVERIKTLARKGFYDGIKFHRVIDGFMAQTGDPLGNGTGGSDLPDLKAEFNRHSFTRGVVGMARSSNPDSANSQFFIMFADAPWLNGQYTVWGKVVSGMEFVDKLHKGEPPRNPDVIVKMQVAADAK; encoded by the coding sequence ATGGCATTCTTTCATCGCACACTGGCCAGTCTTGCCTGCGCTCTTCTGCTGGCATTGGCTGCCCCCATAACAGCCCAGGCTCAGGACAAGGAAAACACTCTCTATCTGGACACCCAATATGGCCGTGTCGTCATCGAGCTGTTGCCGGACCTTGCCCCCAAGCATGTGGAACGCATCAAGACACTTGCCCGCAAGGGCTTTTATGATGGCATCAAGTTCCATCGCGTCATTGATGGCTTCATGGCCCAGACCGGCGACCCGCTCGGCAATGGCACGGGCGGCTCCGATCTGCCGGACCTGAAAGCAGAGTTCAACCGCCATTCCTTCACCCGCGGTGTGGTCGGCATGGCTCGCAGCAGCAACCCGGACAGCGCCAACAGCCAGTTTTTCATCATGTTTGCTGACGCTCCATGGCTCAATGGCCAGTATACCGTCTGGGGCAAGGTGGTATCCGGCATGGAATTTGTCGACAAACTGCACAAGGGCGAACCACCGCGCAACCCTGATGTCATCGTCAAGATGCAGGTTGCCGCTGACGCCAAATAG
- the coaD gene encoding pantetheine-phosphate adenylyltransferase has translation MTDKIAIYPGSFDPITLGHLDIVQRACHIVDKLVLAIGVHHGKKPFFSTEERFALINEVVAPIANQTGTVLEVVAFDDLVIDVARRVDATILIRGLRDGTDFDYEMQMTGMNETLAPEIHTIYLPSSGAVRHIAASLVRQVATLGGDISPFVPDAVQAAFEQKLSS, from the coding sequence ATGACAGACAAAATCGCCATATACCCCGGATCCTTTGATCCCATTACTTTGGGTCACCTTGATATCGTGCAGCGCGCATGCCACATCGTGGACAAGCTCGTGTTGGCAATTGGTGTTCACCACGGTAAGAAACCCTTCTTCTCAACCGAAGAGCGCTTTGCCTTGATCAACGAGGTTGTGGCGCCCATTGCCAACCAGACGGGCACCGTTCTGGAAGTGGTGGCCTTTGATGATCTGGTGATCGATGTGGCACGGCGGGTTGATGCAACAATCCTTATCCGCGGCCTCAGAGACGGCACGGATTTTGACTATGAGATGCAGATGACCGGCATGAATGAAACGCTGGCTCCGGAAATCCATACCATCTATTTGCCCTCCAGCGGTGCCGTTCGCCACATTGCTGCCAGCCTTGTGCGTCAGGTAGCAACCCTTGGAGGGGACATCTCTCCCTTCGTGCCTGACGCCGTTCAGGCTGCATTCGAACAGAAGCTTTCTAGCTGA